The following are encoded in a window of Kaistia algarum genomic DNA:
- a CDS encoding Hsp20 family protein, whose translation MSRVSGFSSPLLLGFDEIERVLDRVAKASGDGYPPYNIERIAKTDTNDECLRITLAVAGFSRESLDVTVEENQLVIRGRQVDDRERIYLHRGIAARQFQKTFVLADGIEIVSAELKDGLLAIDLARPTPERIIRRIEIAARD comes from the coding sequence ATGTCGCGTGTTTCGGGCTTTTCCAGCCCGCTGCTTCTGGGGTTCGACGAGATCGAGCGCGTGCTCGACCGCGTCGCCAAGGCGTCTGGTGACGGCTATCCGCCCTATAATATCGAGCGGATCGCCAAGACCGATACAAACGACGAATGCCTTCGCATTACCCTGGCGGTCGCGGGTTTCTCTCGTGAATCGCTGGATGTGACGGTCGAGGAGAACCAGCTCGTCATTCGCGGCCGTCAGGTCGACGATCGCGAGCGGATCTACCTGCATCGCGGCATCGCGGCGCGGCAGTTCCAGAAGACCTTCGTCCTCGCCGATGGCATCGAAATCGTTTCTGCCGAACTGAAGGATGGGCTGCTCGCCATCGACCTAGCCCGGCCGACGCCCGAGCGTATCATCCGAAGAATTGAGATCGCGGCGCGCGACTGA
- a CDS encoding BQ00720 family protein: protein MSEPRNVMTPENFAGLGNGQIAFVRPVSSDEIRQFFPNAPAVQPGQNFWALLDAAGSPLMISDSREAIVMNARENDLEAVSLH from the coding sequence ATGTCAGAACCCCGCAACGTCATGACGCCCGAGAATTTCGCCGGCCTCGGCAACGGACAGATCGCGTTCGTCCGACCGGTGTCGTCGGACGAGATCCGCCAGTTCTTCCCCAACGCCCCCGCCGTCCAGCCCGGCCAGAACTTCTGGGCCTTGCTCGACGCGGCCGGCTCGCCGCTGATGATTTCGGATAGTCGCGAGGCGATCGTGATGAACGCCCGCGAGAACGATCTCGAGGCTGTCAGCCTGCATTGA